In a single window of the Penaeus monodon isolate SGIC_2016 chromosome 3, NSTDA_Pmon_1, whole genome shotgun sequence genome:
- the LOC119585955 gene encoding uncharacterized protein LOC119585955: protein MARLRCKADSFTVSNDGMQLLLGVRWSVKFVIVPCWRFKSIKIMIKPNIQRRQETIQSWKTAPGKELKENDVCDSKCGECRTVVRPAMLYGAEAWHIKKDQMMRLVAEMRMLRWMCEVTRIDRISNDRIRGTMKV, encoded by the exons ATGGCGAGATTAAGGTGTAAGGCAGACTCCTTTACTGTGAGTAATGATGGAATGCAGCTGCTCCTAGGAgtgag gtggagTGTGAAGTTTGTGATTGTGCCATGTTGGC GTTTTAAAAGTATTAAGATCATGATCAAGCCTAATATCCAGAGAAGACAGGAA ACTATACAGTCCTGGAAGACAGCACCAGGGAAGGAGTTGAAGGAAAACGATGTATGTGATTCTAAATGCGGAGAATGCAG GACGGTGGTGAGACCAGCAATGCTGTACGGGGCAGAAGCGTGGCATATTAAAAAGGATCAGATGATGAGACTTGTGGCAGAAATGCGTATGTTGAGGTGGATGTGTGAAGTTACAAGAATCGACAGGATTAGTAATGATAGAATCCGTGGAACAATGAAAGTATGA